One Setaria italica strain Yugu1 chromosome I, Setaria_italica_v2.0, whole genome shotgun sequence DNA window includes the following coding sequences:
- the LOC101772316 gene encoding putative nuclease HARBI1, whose product MDPEDSSEFEEEEEEEDDDDDLMLFILPALYLATTETETETPRQPSKLSDATGIKTTGQAPVFGDAKWICKVLEDDRGQGYVTAMTGEFVKPPSTQTHWKISSDPCYGAYFENCIGAIDGIHVPMTLSDSEAAPYRNRQESVSQNVMLACDFDLNFVYVSCGREGSASDAAVLYSAIESGFEVPIGKYYLVDGGYANTPSFLAPYIEVPYHTKEQEQNNVQPRDYRELFNLRHAQLRGHIKRAVGLLKMRFPILNVATSYRKDTQLKIPAAAVVLHNIIQRQGGDEELLSDQTIPFASRKPVTLPSGDDTYGYDVAAFNSECNMGNALRDGIAQRMWADYERSMYMPDFTIEEVGLKECQGE is encoded by the exons ATGGATCCTGAGGACTCCAGTGagtttgaggaagaagaagaagaagaagatgatgatgatgatctgatGCTTTTCATCTTGCCAGCTTTATATCTAGCAACTActgaaactgaaactgaaactcCACGCCAACCATCAAAGCTTAGTGATGCTACTGGAATTAAAACTACAGGTCAAGCACCAGTGTTTGGTGATGCAAAATGGATTTGCAAAGTGCTTGAAGATGACCGAGGCCAAGGCTATG TCACAGCAATGACTGGTGAATTCGTCAAGCCACCTTCAACTCAAACCCACTGGAAAATATCATCTGATCCATGTTATGGCGCTTACTTTGAG AATTGTATTGGAGCAATTGATGGAATTCATGTCCCTATGACACTATCAGATAGTGAAGCAGCTCCATACCGAAATAGACAAGAATCCGTCTCTCAGAACGTGATGCTTGCTTGTGATTTTGATTTGAATTTCGTCTATGTTTCTTGTGGCCGAGAGGGGTCTGCATCTGATGCAGCAGTCTTATATTCTGCTATAGAATCTGGATTTGAAGTCCCAATAGGCAAGTACTATCTGGTTGATGGGGGTTATGCAAACACTCCATCTTTTCTTGCTCCTTATATAGAAGTTCCTTACCACACTAAAGAGCAAGAGCAGAACAATGTCCAACCACGAGACTACAGGGAGCTTTTCAATCTTCGCCATGCACAACTGCGTGGGCACATAAAGCGTGCTGTAGGCCTGCTGAAGATGCGATTTCCGATTCTAAATGTTGCAACATCTTACCGAAAGGATACTCAACTGAAAATTCCAGCAGCGGCAGTAGTTCTGCATAACATAATTCAGAGACAAGGAGGTGATGAAGAATTGTTGAGTGACCAAACAATCCCATTTGCATCCCGTAAACCTGTGACTCTTCCTAGTGGTGATGATACGTATGGCTACGATGTTGCAGCTTTCAACAGTGAATGCAACATGGGCAATGCATTGAGGGATGGTATTGCACAGAGGATGTGGGCAGATTATGAAAGAAGCATGTACATGCCTGATTTCACAATAGAAGAGGTTGGCCTAAAAGAATGTCAAGGCGAGTAA
- the LOC101774111 gene encoding uncharacterized protein LOC101774111, with amino-acid sequence HGKCTPSSPGIPQSLRPAVLIASTCALLLLATALLLPPRPSPPRPLTTAPADAAAVRLDARVTRRSGNEVLWQLPPPSTPLRAALFAAPGCTIRATDFFDASPGCPRCAGLPEERRFTRAALGRGYAVLAVSSRAECWSLDEGKGSELAAVESIIRWWTTEEFPQLAGLPLVGIGASSGGYFLSALAARVKFSSVAVMIIEGVYGTMGDIPAGYPPALFVHMPKDAERAGLVADNMGKLKAKRVDVREIRCGDFAVSAEFLAERVPGLTRAVADALVDVLRRKGFVDEEGFLKKDGRSTPWKKAAEEAKVLPEGFHLERHVTEELNVAYAYHEFTSLKNTEIFEWFESHMNH; translated from the coding sequence CACGGGAAATGCACGCCATCCTCGCCCGGGATCCCGCAGTCGCTGCGCCCCGCGGTGCTGATCGCCTCGACGTgcgcgctgctgctcctcgccaccgcgctgctcctcccccctCGCCCCTCCCCACCCCGCCCGCTGACCACCGCccccgcggacgccgccgcagTCCGCCTCGACGCGCGCGTCACTCGGCGGAGCGGCAACGAGGTGCTGtggcagctgccgccgccgtcgaccccgCTGCGGGCCGCGCTGTTCGCGGCGCCAGGGTGCACCATCCGCGCCACCGACTTCTTCGACGCCTCCCCGGGCTGCCCGCGCTGCGCGGGGCTCCCCGAGGAGCGCCGCTTCACCCGCGCCGCGCTCGGCCGCGGGTACGCGGTCCTCGCGGTCTCCAGCCGCGCCGAATGCTGGTCCCTCGACGAGGGGAAGGGCAGCGAGCTCGCCGCGGTCGAGTCCATCATCAGGTGGTGGACCACGGAGGAGTTCCCCCAGCTCGCGGGCCTCCCGCTCGTCGGCATCGGCGCGTCCTCCGGCGGGTACTTCCTCTCCGCGCTCGCCGCGAGGGTTAAGTTCAGCAGCGTTGCCGTCATGATCATCGAGGGCGTGTACGGGACCATGGGCGACATCCCGGCTGGGTACCCGCCGGCGCTGTTCGTGCACATGCCCAAGGACGCCGAAAGGGCGGGTCTGGTGGCGGACAATATGGGCAAGCTCAAGGCGAAGCGCGTCGACGTGCGGGAGATCCGGTGCGGCGACTTCGCCGTGAGCGCGGAGTTCCTGGCGGAGAGGGTGCCGGGGCTCACCCGCGCCGTCGCAgacgcgctggtggacgtgCTGCGCCGGAAGGGGTTCGTGGATGAGGAGGGGTTTCTGAAGAAGGACGGGAGGAGCACGCCGTGGAagaaggcggcggaggaggccaaGGTCTTGCCGGAGGGGTTCCATCTGGAGAGGCATGTCACCGAGGAACTGAATGTTGCCTATGCGTACCATGAGTTCACCAGCCTCAAGAATACTGAGATCTTCGAATGGTTCGAGTCCCATATGAATCATTAG